GATGCTTCTTCTTCGGCATACTCTTCGTGATGGTGGTCACAGTTAGCTCCCAGGGAAACTAAAGTTCCGTTTAAATAAGCGTCAACAGCCTGATCGGGATCGCCTTCTGCACCGGAAAAGATTTCAATTCCGGCTTCTGCAAGGGCTGACTGAGCTCCTTCGCCGAGGCCACCGCAGATCAGAACCTGTACGCTCTGTTCTGCCAGAAATCCGGCAAGTGCACTATGACCGGCGCCACCGGAAGAAATGACTTCACTGGAAACGATTCCCTGGTCATTTACGTCATAAATTTTGAAAGCTTCGGTCTTTCCGAAATGCTGGAAAATCTGACCGTTTTCATAGGTTACTGCGATTTTCATATGTATAATCCTCCCAAATTAATATACCTGTTCAGACTAGTATAGACTGCCGGAGTTATTCTGTCAAACCGGCGGCTTTCAGAAGGAAATCTTTGGTGAAATGATTGAAAAGAGCGATGACGCGTCCCACTCCGATCACGTCAAGTAACGTTCCGATTCCTGTGGCAGAGGGATCAAGAGTTTTTGCTCAGGGGACTTTTAAGGAAATGTTCTATGTGTTACACTATACATAGATGAATCTGGTAGAAGATGTGGAAGTGATTCGGAAGATTATGACTGAGATGAAAGAGGAATCGTGAAAAGATACGGCAGAATTCTAACTTTATTATTGGTATTAGGGATTGCGATGGCGGTATCGGGATGTTCTGTGGTAAAATTGCTGACAGGCAGCGCTTCAGAGCAATCAGGGAAAAAGAATCCGTTGAGAGGGAAAGATACGGATGAACGGATTGTGATGTGTATGGAAGAAACCTATCCGGAGCATGAATTTTCGGTGAAAACATCCTTTGATAAATCGAAAGACTGCGGTGTGTTTCAGGACGAAAACGGTCTGGAATTTAAAGTGCATGGACTGGTCTATGATAATACATATCATTTCGGATGTGAAAATGATTATCTGGCGACGATTCTGCGAAATGAAGATTATGTGGATAAAGCGGCGGAGATTGCACAGAGATATGGATATGTCTTTGAGTATGATGCAGAGAATGAGACGACGACATTAACGTCTGAAAACAAGAACAACAATGAAAATGGAAGGGCTGAGTCTGAAACGGATGAACAGACGTCTGATGCATTTGAAGAAGCATCGAAAATGATTCTGGAAATACTAAATGTGGTGGACAGCCCGAAGGTGGTGGAACCGGAAGATACCGGATTTTCCACAGGAGAGGTAAACTTCTATAGCTTTCCGTGTATGAGTGTGCTGGGATGTGATATTTCTTATAAAGGTTCCAGCACTTATGTGCGTTTTAGCTTTGAAGATAAAAATCTTTCGGAAGCCCAGATCAGGCAACGGTTCGAAGAAACCTGGAACTGGCTGAAAGAAGAAGTAGACAATGAAAAGGAGGAACCATAAAATGAGCAGAAAAGAGTTTGGAGCAAAACCATTTTCCTTTCCGCAGCCGGTCTTTATCATTGCATCTTATGATGAAGACGGAACTCCTTGCGCAATGAATGCGGCATGGTGCGGAATCAGCGGACACACAAAGGTGACCATGAGTCTTTCACCGGGACACAAAACGGTGAAAAGTATATTGAAGAAAAAAGCATTTACCATCAGTATGGCAGATGCAGCGCATGTGGTAGAATGCGATTATTTTGGAATCGCTTCCGGAAATACGGTAAAGGACAAGATTAAAGAAGCCGGAATGACCGTAGTAAAGAGCGAAAAGGTGGATGCACCGATCATTCAGGAACTGGCAGTCTGCATGGAGTGCAAGCTGATTTCTTATGATGATCAGACACATCTTATGAAAGCAGAGATTGTCAATGTCAGCGTGGATGAATCTGCCATGACAGACGGACAGGTAGACGTAAGCAAAGTTGCACCGATTACGTTTGATCCGTTCAACAATACCTATCATGTGATCGGAGAAAAAGTAGGGGATGCCTGGGGATCTGGTAAGAAGTTGACAGAGAAATAGAAAGAAAAAGCGACCGTCAAAAGAGCAGTTGAAAATGGTTGCGAAAAGAATAAGAAAGTCGGAATTTTTGCAATGGAAGGGTAGCACATCATATTCTGGAAGTGAAAATGCCGACTTTTTGGCGTGAAGCATACGATAAAAGATTTGAGAGATCTTTTTTGCTATATCAGTACAGAATGTTTTGTTGTATAATAAAACAGTATGAGTGTGAGTGATTTTGGAAAATCCACAAAAGCGTGGAAGATGGATAATTCCGTACTGGCTACAAAGGATATTACCTATAAATATATTGTAGTAGAAAAGAAAGTAGAAGAAAATGTTTGAACAGTTAAAAAACAGAGTGCCGGAAAGAATCGGCTCGGAAAATATCAAACAGTTTGCGGTGATGATCCCGTTGATCCGAAAAGAGGACGGATTTCATATTTTGTTTGAAGTGCGTTCTTCCAAACTTGCTCATCAGCCCGGGGAGATCTGTTTCCCAGGAGGAAAGCAGGAAGGGGAAGAATCTCCGTTGGAAACAGCGGTACGGGAGACGAAAGAAGAATTACTTTTAAACGAGGAAAATATCAGAGTCTATGGAGCATTGGATTATGTTTTGACGGGATCAAACCGGAGAATTGATGCCTGTTTGGGAGAACTGCTTCATTATCAGGGGCAATACAGTGAATCTGAGGTGGCATCTGTATTCATGGTTCCCCTTTCTTTTTTCTGGAAACAAAAGCCGGAGCGATATCAAAATGAAATGCGGATTCATCTGACAGAGGATTTTCCGCTGGAAAAAATCCCAAACGGAAAGGATTATCCGTGGACAAAAGGAAATCACGAAGTGCTGTTTTATGAATATGAGGGATATATTATCTGGGGACTGACGGCGAAGCTTCTGTATTATAATCTGCCTTTGATCTGCGGTGAGAAGATTTGAAATGATACAAAACGGTCAGTAAAAGTGATGGAAACGAAAAAGTTGGAATGAGAAGCCGGAAAATGAGCTGAGGGAGGAATCATGATACAAAAGACAAGAAAAGAGGTGCTGGTTCGTTATATAAACCGACACACACGATATAATATCTTTAATTTTATCAAATGGATTGTGTTGGCTGTGATCACAGGACTGGTGGTAGGCGGAGCAAGCAGTATTTTTGCAAAATGTATTGTATGGGCATCTGCATACAGAACTGCTCATACAATGATATTTCTGTTCCTGCCCCTTGGAGGCGTTTTCATTGTTTTCCTTTATGAAAAATATGGAAGCCAGGACGGTGGAACCAATCAGGTGCTGGCAACGATCAAGTCACGGGATTCGATTCCGTTGATTTCTGCTCCACTGATTTTTATATCAACATTACTGACACATCTGGTAGGAGGATCAGCCGGTAGAGAAGGAGCCTCCATTCAATTTGGTGGAAGCATTGGAAGTTTTTTAAGCCGGCTTGCAAAATTAGACCAGGAAGATACCCATGTGATGATCATGTGCGGGATGAGTGCAGCATTTGCAGCGGTATTCGGAACACCGATGGCGGCAGCTGTATTTGCTATAGAGGTGGCAAGCGTAGGGGTCATGTATTATTCCGCATTGTGCCCCTGTATGATTGCGGCCATCATTGCGTCAAAATTTGCATTGCAATTTGGCGTAAGCCCGGAGACATTTCAAGTGGTGGAAATCCCAAAGCTGACCATTGTAAACGGTCTGAAAATGGGTGTGATCGCGGTAGGGTGCAGTCTGCTCTGTATTCTGTTCTGTCTGATGTTAAAATATACCGGACTTGTTTATGGAAAATATATGAAAAATCCTTATCTTCGGATTTTTGTGGCGGGCTGTGCGATTATTTTACTCACAGCGCTTCTTGGAACTGGGGATTATATGGGAGCCGGAAGTAATCTGATCGAACGGGCGGTGGAGGAAGGTCAGGCAAGACCTTTGGACTTTTTCTGGAAAATGATCCTGACGGCACTGACCATGCGTGCCGGATACCGCGGTGGCGAGATTGTACCGGCGTTTAGTATCGGAGCAACCTTCGGGTGCGTTTTGGGACATGCATTGGGATTTTCTCCGGAGATCGCAGCGGCAGCAGGAATGGTGGCGTTGTTCTGTGGAGTGACGAACTGTCCGGTGACGGCAATGTTGATCTCCTTTGAACTGTTTGGCTTTGACGGGGTATCCTTTTATCTGATTGCAATTTCGATCAGTTATGCATTGTCCGGATATTACAGTCTGTATAAAGATCAGACCATCGTGTATTCCAAATATAAAGCCCGTTATGTCAATCATAAGACCAGTTGAAGGAATAAAGTCAGAGACAAGAAATGATTGTAAACAATATAGAGAAGGGATTGGAGAATGGCCCTGACGCAGAAAATGCGTTAGGGCGTTTTTGTTGTATGCATGGCGATGAACAAAAGACCGGACAGGTTCAACGAAACACTTTATGACCAAGAGTAATAGCTGGAAGGATGAGATCACAACAAAAAGCATAACTTATAGGTTATAATTATATCTATAAATATATATTGGAAATTATAAAAGAACAGACATATAATAAAGCCAGAAAGAAAAAAACAACAAAAACAAAACAGAGAAAAAGGAGATGACATTATGAGCAGAACATTAACAGCAGAATTTACAACAGGAACCATGAAACAGGAAAGAGGATCTGAATGGAAAACAATTTTAGCAGACTGGTATAAGAAACGTTTGGATCTGCTTTATATGGAAGTTTCCAGATTTTAGGATATTACAGAAAAACCGAGTGTTTTTATCATGGAAAGTGCATAAGTTTTTGTCTTGAAATCGCAGAATGGTTTCCCTATAATATAGAAGATAGCTTGAAATTATATGTGAAGGGGAATTGCTTCAGATAAAATAGAGACAAAAGAGGGATGTACATGAGAGAAACAAAGAGAACATGGTTTGCCAAGGGTATGAAGGATGGAATTCCCATAGCCCTTGGCTATTTTGCGGTCGCATTTACACTTGGAATTGCGGCGAAGAATGCAGGATTTACGCCGTTTCAGTCGTTTTTGATCAGTTTTACCAACAATGCATCAGCAGGAGAGTTTGCGGGAATTACGCTGGTGGCAGCGGGAGCCGGTTATCTGGAAGTGGCGATCATGGAGTTGATTACCAATGCCAGATATCTGTTGATGTCCTGTGCACTGAGTCAGAAACTTTCGCCGGAGACTTCCATGATTCACCGACTGCTGATCAGCTATGATGTGACGGATGAATTGTTTGGAATCTGTATTTCGGTTCCGGGGAAATTAAGCCCTTACTATGCATTTGGAGCCTATATGATGGCGTTGCCGGGCTGGTCTTTGGGCAGTGCGATGGGAACGCTGATGGGAAGCGTTCTTCCGGCAAATGTGGTGAGTGCGTTAAGCGTGGGACTTTACGGAATGTTTTTGGCAGTGATTATTCCACCGGCACGAAAGAGTAAGATTTTAGCCGGGGTCGTACTGATTTCTATGATTGCCAGTTTTGGATTTACAAAATTACCCTGGATCAGAAGTCTGTCTGCGGGAACAAGAACTATCCTGCTGACGCTTCTGATTGCAGGAGGAGCAGCGGTACTGTTTCCGGTGGAGGACGAAGAGACACCGAAGGAACAGGAGTCAGACGGAGAGCGGAAAGGAGCCGGAAATGAATCATAATATTTATATCTATATTTTAGTGATGGCAGCGGTCAGTTATCTGATCCGTATGCTTCCGCTTACCCTGATTCGAAAAGAGATTAAGAACAAGACGATCCGTTCCTTTTTATATTATGTGCCGTATGTGACCCTGGCGGTCATGACGTTTCCGTCTATTTTGTCGGCGACCAGCAGTATCTGGTCTGCATGGGCAGCTTTGATCGTGGCAATCGTGATGGCGTGGTACGGACGGAGTCTGTTGCAGGTGGCAGTAGGCGCCTGTGCGATCGTGTTTATTCTGGAAATGTTTTTATAAAGATAACCTTGGGCAAATTTTTTTAGTTTATGTGAAACATATCTTCCGCAAAAGGTTGCATTATTATAAAAAACTAAAATCTCAGAATCGCTCGACGGCATCCGCAGTCGGGATGGCCTGTGCTGCTCCGGCACTTCCTACGGCGATGGCAGCAGCTTTGGATGCTCGTTCCAATGCGGCAGCGACTTCCATTCCGGAAGTAATGGAAGCGATAAAATAACCGAGGAAAGTATCTCCGGCGCCGGTAGTATCTACAACCGGAACAGAGAAGCTGCTCTGAGCAAGACGTTTGGTCTGGTCACAGTAAACGGAGCCTTTTTTTCCAAGAGTCAGTACGATCTTCATTGACGGGAATTTTTCCATCAGCCCGTCTAAAAGCTGATCCGGATCGGTATCTTCTGCCACATCCAAGATCTGAGAAGCTTCGATCTCGTTGAGGATCAGATAGGATACTTTTGAAAGATCCAGGCCGGTGATAATTTCGTTCATAGGAGACGGATTCAGGACAACCTGAAGTCCGCGTTCAGCCGCTTTTTCTACGATATAGGCAAGTTCATTGATTTCATTTTGCAGAATCAGGAAATCTCCGGCTTCAAAATGAGTCAGAACTTTGTCTACATAGTCTTTGGTGATCGCCTGATTGGCACCGCCGTATAAAATAATACAATTGTCTCCGTCTTTGTCGCGCTGGATAATGGTATGTCCGCTTCTGACGGAAGGATCTACTTTAATCAGTTCGGTGTGAACGCCGGCGTCTTTAAGAATCTGAACCAGATCGTTGCCGTCAGTTCCGATGCATCCGGCATGGTAGGTGTCAGCACCGGCTTTGGAGACTGCGATCGCCTGATTCAGGCCTTTCCCTCCACAGTACGTATTTAAAGCCAGGGAAGAAATGGTTTCGCCCTGTTTTACGGTGTGATCTACGTCATAGGTATTGTCGATGTTTAAAGATCCGAAAACTAAAAGTTTCATTGGCACAATGTCCCTTCTGCTGATAATTTAATACTTCTATTATAACCTTAGCAATGTGAGAAAGCAATGGGACAGATAACCAAAAGAAAGTTCATAAAACGAGGAGCGTGTCCCGTCGAAAATTCGACATGGTCTTTCAGAAAACCGGATGCTATAATGAGACATATACAAAAGCGAGGTTTTACAGATGAAAGAAAATTTAACGCCGGGAAAACAAATCGAGAGACTGTGTAGGGAACAGGGGATCAGCCAGAAAATGCTGGCAGAAAGAATCGGAGTTTCTCCGTCGCAGATCAGCAGGATCATAAGAGAAGAAACGAAGAGTGTCAGCAGCGAAATGTTAATGGGACTGGCAGAAGTATTTCAGGTGTCAACCGATGAGATCCTTGGGATGAAACCAAATCAGAAAGATCGGAAAGAAAAGGAAACCTATCTTCCTATGATGTTGATGAATACGGCGTTTGAACCGGGAAAATGCAGAGAATTTATGGATTCGACAGAAGATCCGGATATTCGGAATATGGTGTATGCGGAGTATGCATATTTCAGCGGCCAGCACGAAAAGGCTGTAAAACTGGCGGGGAAATATCTGACGAATCCCAACCCATTGATGGCATTGTCGGCCTGTCTGATTTATTCTTTCGCAAATCTGACGTTGAATCATATTTCACAGGCAAGACAGGGATTAGACATGATTGCAGGAAGCCTGAAGTCTTATGAAAAGAATCGGAGTGGAGATCGAAAACAGGAGGCTCTGCTGGTGTTTATGTCGGCGGCGTCCCGAGTCCTGTTACATTTGCCGGCAGAAGAGATGCCACAGCTATCAGACTATATCGGGGAACTTCCGGAAGGGATGAGACTCTGGGGCTGTTATGTCATGGCGCATGAGGCTTATCTGAATCAGCAATACGAGAAATCTCTGGGAATCGTACAGGCTTGTCTGGCGCTTACCGGGAAAATTTATCCGATCGCAGAGATTTATTTAAGACTGGTGGCGGCCATGGATGCGATGAGTCTTCGGGATCAGGAACTGGCACGAACCTATTTTATGGAAGCATGGGAGCTGGCGCGTCCGGATGACCTGATCGAAGGAATCGGGGAACATCACGGACTGTTGCAGGGACTGATTGAAACGTGTATGAAAGAAGCGTATCCGGAAGATTACCGGCGGATCATCGAGATTACCTATCGGTTTAGCTATGGATGGCGGAGGATCCACAATCCGGACACCAATGAAGAAGTGGCAGATAATCTGACGACCACAGAATTTACCATTGCCATGCTGGCAAGCAGAGGATGGACTAACGGGGAGATCGCGGAATATATGAAGATGACGGAGCGGACAGTGAAACAGCACCTGACCGCGACGTTTAATAAGCTGAATATCAACAATCGAAAACAACTGGTAGATTATATGCTGCGGTAAAATATACTTTTCTGTAAACGAGAGAAGATAAGACTGACCCTATGAAGAAAACAAGAGGGTGACGAATCACCCTCTTGTTTTTATTTATCCCGAAAAAGATTTGCCGAAGGGAATACGCACTATGGCTGATTGATCCGACGAACAATTCTGATTTTTTCAGGCTTGTTTGCTTCCAAGCGCCAGTGCTACAACAGCAAGAACTGCGTTGATCAGACACCATCCGGACCAGATTGTCAGATCGGAGTAACTTCCGTAGTTGGAAAACCCAAGCAGTGCGGCCAGTCCGAATAGAACCAGAAGTGCGATGTTACTGCCCCGTTTTTCTGATCCTCTGGTTGCGATGGAGACGATCCCACCGGCCAGCATAAGCACGGCGACCAGAATGCCGGCAGAGCTGGAAACTTCGCCACTGTCTTCCAGTGTATTTGCCACACCGACGGCGCAGGATTGCATAGCCACCAGTGCAAAAAATATAATCGATAAGATACCAGATACTAATTTCCAGATTTTCATAATGTAAAAGCCTCCTGTGATGTCCTTGTTTTTTACTCTGCGGTGAATGTGATCGGATCGGAATCTGCAATGGTGCTGTAAGAATCCGCGTTGTAAATATGGAACTTCAGCTCCACCTGATCGATGGATTCGATGTCATTTTCTTCCAGATCCTTGGAGAAAATCGTAATGTCATCGTGAAATCGTGAAGCGGTTGCATGACCTGCCGCAACCGGTCATCCATCGGGATATCAAACCGGCAAATCTGCTGATGATGCTGTCCGTAGTGTTCGGATGTTTCAATTATCGGTACATTCAGGCGATCTTTCCATTTTGTAAAAGCGAAAACCGGCTGACTCGCTACACCGGAATCACACTTCTGATTCTTACAATGTTTGCACTTCTGACGCTTATTATGAACATTCTGCGAGATATTTTTTAGCAGATAATAAAAGTATAACATTTTTTGAATTTTTTGTTGCCACCATTTAGGTGGCATTTTTTGTCCATTTTTGTAAAGTTTCGTACGATGTGGAAAAAACAGGGGATTGCTATAATAAACTATAAGAAAAAGCAGTGGAGCACAGGAAGTGCGGTGAATGGAAATTCAGAATATTTTGAGAAAAATGTGGAATTACGCTGGAAGAATGTTAGAAAGAAATTGCAGATTTGCAAATCTGCAATCTGCAGACAAATCGGTACGAAGGGAATGGGAGAAAGCGGATGGAAAAAGACAGAAAGAACCGAAAGCACACAGGAGGAAAATCCTCATACAGAACACACACAAAGGCAGCAGCATTTCTGTCTTTTGTTATGGCAATGATTCTGGGGATTTCTTCTTTTGCCACATTTACCACACAGGCGATGGAAGAAACGGGAACACAGGAAGTTCAGTCACAAAGTCAGGATGGCGCAGATGGAGAAGCTCAGGCACAGAGTTCTGGGGACAGTGTTGACCGGATTTCTTTCGGAACAGCGTTTGGAGACGGAAACGACGCGGCTATTTTATCTCCGGGGGAACCGACTGGATATGATAAAAACGATACGGATAACCCCTTTGGAACCGCAGTCGGAGATCCGTTTACAATCTTCCGGCAATCGGAGTTGTTTACGTATGCGGGAAGTCAGGTGGAGGCCACTTCGGTGGTGGACGTGAATGCCTGGAGTAAGGCTGTAATTTATGATACCAGAAAAGGAACCGATGCGAGTGAAGTGCTGGCAGGGGGAAACTGGACGGCAAAAGAGGATTTGAAATACGGAGATCTTTTAGGATCCGGAAATCTGTTTCTGGCACAGGCAAATGGAGTCCAGACAGTTTCGTTTGATCCCACCGGAAGTGGAAGAGCGGATCATATTGCATGGATCGGACTGTGCAAAAAAGATGGAGCAAACAGAGTCTATGTCTGGGCGTATAATGCCAGAAATCATCGGATGAGCAATCCGGTGGAGCTGGGAACCATGAACTGGGTGATGGAAGATACCCAGGCCTATCAGTTGCAGAATTATCTCTCGATTACGGCCGGGGATTTTGATAAGACCGGAAAGGACAGGATTGTGGTATATGCGGCAATGGATGGGGAAACGATGGCTCTGGTGGAATTGTCGGCAGTGTCTGCGGAAAGCAGTGTAACGCTGTCTGAGGTGAAGCGGGGAACAGCCCTTTTGAATGCAGCATATATGCAGGATGGGGATGCGTATGCGACGTTGAGGAGCAAATCTTCCTCTGATGGAAAATACCGTCTGGGCTGTGACCTGGATGCCGGAGATGTCAATGGAGACGGGATTGACGATCTGGCGGTGATTTCATATACCGAACGTTTCAATACAAATCCGGATCCTCATCCTGAGGTACTGGCAGCAGGTGAGACGATCGTAGAACCGAATCTCACCGTTGCATACGGAAAAAACGCACAGGAGCAGATTTTGGCTCCGGAAAAGAAAAAGAGCATCGCAGTTGCATCCGAAAGAAAGGAAGCGGCAGTCCGGGGAAATGAGGTGTTAGTTCCTCTGTCTCCGACTATCAGCATTGGAAATGTGAGTGGAAACAGTTATCAGGAAATTGTGGTATCCGGGATTGGTGGAAAAATATTGATCGATTATAATGAAACCGTGATGGATTGTGTGGCACTATCCGGAAACAATGATCTGCTCCTTATGACAATTTGTGATTCCGGGGATGCGGATGCGAAACTTGTGCGGGGAATGGTAGCCTCTGACGCTCTGGCAGACGGTCTGACGGATGGATTAAGCGCGCACATGACCTATCCGTCTATGGGGACGACGGCAGTGGCTATCAATGGCAAGGGTAACATCGAGTATGCATTTGCAGGGGGCAGAATATATGATCTGTCCGACGGGACTGCAAAAAAGATGTCAAAAGCGTCTTCGAAATATTTTGAGGACAGTATAGACGGAAATCGGTTTGAGTATCGAAAGAACTATAAGATTGCCTGTGCATATATCAGTCAGGCCTGTGCGGCTCCGGTTGACGGAAATAACAGCGGGTATGAACAGTTGATTTTTACGGCCGGGACCTGTTGGAAGGCAACGGATGCCGGGGCAGAGTACATCACGGATTATACATTGGGAATGATCGGAGTTTCGGGAAGGAACGAAAGCACCCAAATGGCAACCGAGTATTACACGACTCCTTACAGTGGATTTACGAAGGATGTGAATCGACTGGCGACCTCCACCGGCAATTCACTGGACAAAGGAACGGCATGTCTGATCTGTCCGGTAGATATAGATGATGACGGAGTTCTGGCAAAGTACGAAGGAAAAGATTTTATTTATGCGGATCCGCAGGTGGAAGCAGTCCTGCAGGCAGCACCTTATTTTAAAGAACTTGGGAAAAACAGTGGACAGACTTCTTTAAAATATACCCTGTCTTATGAGTATGAAAAGCAAAATGATCTGATCGAGAGCTATTCTTTAGGATTTGCAGGAAGTGTTGGGTATACAACGGAAGCCATGAAAGTGATAGAAGGCAGTCTGCGCCTTGGATATTCGGGGATGACGGATCATTTCCAGGCCAATCATTATTCTACAGAATATACCACAGAGTTTGCTGCAACCGGTTATG
This window of the Mediterraneibacter butyricigenes genome carries:
- a CDS encoding flavin reductase family protein: MSRKEFGAKPFSFPQPVFIIASYDEDGTPCAMNAAWCGISGHTKVTMSLSPGHKTVKSILKKKAFTISMADAAHVVECDYFGIASGNTVKDKIKEAGMTVVKSEKVDAPIIQELAVCMECKLISYDDQTHLMKAEIVNVSVDESAMTDGQVDVSKVAPITFDPFNNTYHVIGEKVGDAWGSGKKLTEK
- a CDS encoding collagen-like domain-containing protein, producing the protein MEKDRKNRKHTGGKSSYRTHTKAAAFLSFVMAMILGISSFATFTTQAMEETGTQEVQSQSQDGADGEAQAQSSGDSVDRISFGTAFGDGNDAAILSPGEPTGYDKNDTDNPFGTAVGDPFTIFRQSELFTYAGSQVEATSVVDVNAWSKAVIYDTRKGTDASEVLAGGNWTAKEDLKYGDLLGSGNLFLAQANGVQTVSFDPTGSGRADHIAWIGLCKKDGANRVYVWAYNARNHRMSNPVELGTMNWVMEDTQAYQLQNYLSITAGDFDKTGKDRIVVYAAMDGETMALVELSAVSAESSVTLSEVKRGTALLNAAYMQDGDAYATLRSKSSSDGKYRLGCDLDAGDVNGDGIDDLAVISYTERFNTNPDPHPEVLAAGETIVEPNLTVAYGKNAQEQILAPEKKKSIAVASERKEAAVRGNEVLVPLSPTISIGNVSGNSYQEIVVSGIGGKILIDYNETVMDCVALSGNNDLLLMTICDSGDADAKLVRGMVASDALADGLTDGLSAHMTYPSMGTTAVAINGKGNIEYAFAGGRIYDLSDGTAKKMSKASSKYFEDSIDGNRFEYRKNYKIACAYISQACAAPVDGNNSGYEQLIFTAGTCWKATDAGAEYITDYTLGMIGVSGRNESTQMATEYYTTPYSGFTKDVNRLATSTGNSLDKGTACLICPVDIDDDGVLAKYEGKDFIYADPQVEAVLQAAPYFKELGKNSGQTSLKYTLSYEYEKQNDLIESYSLGFAGSVGYTTEAMKVIEGSLRLGYSGMTDHFQANHYSTEYTTEFAATGYDSVVLYRTPVTFYLYSIWNPEKKEWVESGLGTAYAGKPEYVQMSVSDYNQFVDKYNATLDDRYAQSELTKKPNYLDKLSSDLYVGNSGDPYSYYHKGKGQSSPTDLAMLNGTVFELGYNSGHNASEFVVGEAVTSGLEQQHGLLFDLTITGGAPWIKAGGYVTFENMWGTTVSKTKAESTGYQGQVENLDLNELVENGYTEEMVKSYYFAWQSAKWRSNLLYEYTDAKGNKLKNKERSVPVYGYVLSDLKSPGPAVTDLEAVYDSTEKKITLNWTDANANRGERPENAGYRIYVVDITGKKKEIDTVAKGTTSYTYTELDGRYVYEFVIVPLFGSAKTEGGLSNHAVCYILNTGSGKSAYELAVDAGFEGTLEEWLASLVGATGTTGEKGEKGETGETGADGRGIQSITLTASENGIDTYTITYTDGTTSTFQVKNGIDGQDGADGQTGKSAYELAQELGYQGSLQDWLNSLVGEAGQDGADGQDGQNGKSAYELAVENGYNGTESMWLASLIGATGATGEKGEKGETGETGADGRGIQSITLNASENGIDTYTITYTDDTTSTFRIKNGTDGKDGADGKDGANGVAGQNGANGTNGTNGAAGQNGTNGANGTADAVAQEDETTQDVPESNTIYGLENVGIDKNGDLVLLLSGGKQVRAGHVNEDGALEVGSEQIARVEKALKLAWLALILAIVSLVLTIGSFLPELRKKKK
- a CDS encoding NUDIX hydrolase; amino-acid sequence: MFEQLKNRVPERIGSENIKQFAVMIPLIRKEDGFHILFEVRSSKLAHQPGEICFPGGKQEGEESPLETAVRETKEELLLNEENIRVYGALDYVLTGSNRRIDACLGELLHYQGQYSESEVASVFMVPLSFFWKQKPERYQNEMRIHLTEDFPLEKIPNGKDYPWTKGNHEVLFYEYEGYIIWGLTAKLLYYNLPLICGEKI
- a CDS encoding AzlD domain-containing protein, with amino-acid sequence MNHNIYIYILVMAAVSYLIRMLPLTLIRKEIKNKTIRSFLYYVPYVTLAVMTFPSILSATSSIWSAWAALIVAIVMAWYGRSLLQVAVGACAIVFILEMFL
- a CDS encoding ribokinase; this translates as MKLLVFGSLNIDNTYDVDHTVKQGETISSLALNTYCGGKGLNQAIAVSKAGADTYHAGCIGTDGNDLVQILKDAGVHTELIKVDPSVRSGHTIIQRDKDGDNCIILYGGANQAITKDYVDKVLTHFEAGDFLILQNEINELAYIVEKAAERGLQVVLNPSPMNEIITGLDLSKVSYLILNEIEASQILDVAEDTDPDQLLDGLMEKFPSMKIVLTLGKKGSVYCDQTKRLAQSSFSVPVVDTTGAGDTFLGYFIASITSGMEVAAALERASKAAAIAVGSAGAAQAIPTADAVERF
- a CDS encoding chloride channel protein: MIQKTRKEVLVRYINRHTRYNIFNFIKWIVLAVITGLVVGGASSIFAKCIVWASAYRTAHTMIFLFLPLGGVFIVFLYEKYGSQDGGTNQVLATIKSRDSIPLISAPLIFISTLLTHLVGGSAGREGASIQFGGSIGSFLSRLAKLDQEDTHVMIMCGMSAAFAAVFGTPMAAAVFAIEVASVGVMYYSALCPCMIAAIIASKFALQFGVSPETFQVVEIPKLTIVNGLKMGVIAVGCSLLCILFCLMLKYTGLVYGKYMKNPYLRIFVAGCAIILLTALLGTGDYMGAGSNLIERAVEEGQARPLDFFWKMILTALTMRAGYRGGEIVPAFSIGATFGCVLGHALGFSPEIAAAAGMVALFCGVTNCPVTAMLISFELFGFDGVSFYLIAISISYALSGYYSLYKDQTIVYSKYKARYVNHKTS
- a CDS encoding AzlC family ABC transporter permease — protein: MRETKRTWFAKGMKDGIPIALGYFAVAFTLGIAAKNAGFTPFQSFLISFTNNASAGEFAGITLVAAGAGYLEVAIMELITNARYLLMSCALSQKLSPETSMIHRLLISYDVTDELFGICISVPGKLSPYYAFGAYMMALPGWSLGSAMGTLMGSVLPANVVSALSVGLYGMFLAVIIPPARKSKILAGVVLISMIASFGFTKLPWIRSLSAGTRTILLTLLIAGGAAVLFPVEDEETPKEQESDGERKGAGNES
- a CDS encoding helix-turn-helix domain-containing protein codes for the protein MKENLTPGKQIERLCREQGISQKMLAERIGVSPSQISRIIREETKSVSSEMLMGLAEVFQVSTDEILGMKPNQKDRKEKETYLPMMLMNTAFEPGKCREFMDSTEDPDIRNMVYAEYAYFSGQHEKAVKLAGKYLTNPNPLMALSACLIYSFANLTLNHISQARQGLDMIAGSLKSYEKNRSGDRKQEALLVFMSAASRVLLHLPAEEMPQLSDYIGELPEGMRLWGCYVMAHEAYLNQQYEKSLGIVQACLALTGKIYPIAEIYLRLVAAMDAMSLRDQELARTYFMEAWELARPDDLIEGIGEHHGLLQGLIETCMKEAYPEDYRRIIEITYRFSYGWRRIHNPDTNEEVADNLTTTEFTIAMLASRGWTNGEIAEYMKMTERTVKQHLTATFNKLNINNRKQLVDYMLR